CATGATTTCCCTGGAGTACGACGACACACTCTCTGCAGCTGCGGGAGAGGCGGTTGAAAAGCACAGGGAAAGAATCATAAAGGAATACTGGGGCAACTACATACTCGCTGTTGAAGGAAACCCGCCCCTCGGCGAAGACGGCATGTACTGCATAATAGGCGGAAGACCTTTTGTGGAAATACTTAAGGAAAGTGCGGAAGGGGCAAAGGCTGTAATAGCGTGGGGAAGTTGTGCTTCCTGGGGATGCGTTCAGGCGGCAAAACCAAACCCCACGACTGCAGTTCCCATAGATAAAGTAATAAAGGATAAGCCAATAATAAAGGTTCCCGGATGTCCTCCCATAGCCGAGGTTATGACCGGAGTAATTATGTATATGGTTCTATTCGACAGAATCCCTCCTTTGGACTCTCAGGGAAGACCTAAGATGTTCTACGGAAACAGGATTCACGATACCTGTTACAGGAGATCCTTCTTCAACGCCGGTCAATTCGTTGAGCAGTTTGACGACGAAGGGGCTAAGAAAGGTTGGTGCCTTTACAAGGTAGGATGCAGAGGACCCACGACTTACAACTCCTGTGGTAACATGAGGTGGTACAACGGACTCTCCTA
The genomic region above belongs to Aquifex aeolicus VF5 and contains:
- a CDS encoding hydrogenase small subunit, with translation METFWEVFKRHGVSRRDFLKFATTITGLMGLAPSMVPEVVRAMETKPRVPVLWIHGLECTCCSESFIRSATPLASDVVLSMISLEYDDTLSAAAGEAVEKHRERIIKEYWGNYILAVEGNPPLGEDGMYCIIGGRPFVEILKESAEGAKAVIAWGSCASWGCVQAAKPNPTTAVPIDKVIKDKPIIKVPGCPPIAEVMTGVIMYMVLFDRIPPLDSQGRPKMFYGNRIHDTCYRRSFFNAGQFVEQFDDEGAKKGWCLYKVGCRGPTTYNSCGNMRWYNGLSYPIQSGHGCIGCAENNFWDNGPFYERIGGIPVPGIESKADKVGAIAAAAAAGGAIIHGIASKIRKSGEKEE